A window of Glycine soja cultivar W05 chromosome 2, ASM419377v2, whole genome shotgun sequence genomic DNA:
TTTGTAGTATAGTTGTCCCAAACTAAGAGTCATTACAGATTTATTATACTTCAGCAGGCATGGTCTGGTTTGTTTTACACCATTCATTGGGACTTAAAGgaaaatcatttaatataagCATATGCATGTTAATTTTTGTGAGAAATAGATATGGATCCATTGCTTGAAATAAGAGACACgtggaaattaaaatatttgagcCTGTAGGATAAATACTTCATgctattgaaaagaaaagaaatagaatttGGGGAGAGGGGGTGGGGTGCTGCTGAGCCCCTTGTATCCGTCCCTGCCTGCATAGTCCTTGCTATTTAAATTCCTTAATCATTATGTGGTTCGATTCAGGGAAAATCTGCAATAATTGCAAGATACCTAGTTGCATTGGTCTAAGCACTTAAACAAACTAATAGTGACTTCTTTTTGCTGGAAGCAAATACTAAAATGATTTCTCCATGTTACATTGATTTAGCATCTGCAACACATTAACTGCTTTTGGTTGACAATTAGGAGGATTCTTGGGTTTTAAAATTATGCCTTATTGTCTGAgaagacaatataatttttgAGAATCAGTTTAGAAATCAGTGAAAGTAGGGGAGTCTTGGCACAGGGGTTTCAAGCAATGGCATCAGCTTCTTGCAGAGACAATGCTGGTTACTACTTCCTACACATATTGGGTCCTACCCTTCCCTGACCCAACACATAGCTTTATAGCACAAGGTTCCctatttttaaagtttagaaATTTCTAAATTCATGAGTTTTAGGCTATAAGTTGCAGATGGATTTAATCTTCATATCTGTATTGAAAAATTCTTTAATATATCCATTTACTTGGTGCATGGATGGGTTATATGTTAATTCTCGTGACTTTCTATTAGGCATGCTTGCTGGAGACAATGTCATTTGTGGACGCACTTCCAGCTTTCAGAACAAAACAATGGCAAGTGGTTGCTCTTTTGTTCATTGATGCATTGTCCGTATGTAGATTACCTGCTCTTATCTCATACATGACGGATAGGAGGGCTTCATTTCATAGGGTGAGAACCTTTTGTTTATATcatactaatttattattttatatacatgATGGATAGGAGGAATCTGTTTGCGGTGCATGAAGCATTATATAATGATGTTGGGTTGTATATATATTCAGGCAAAAAAAGCATAATCCCATATTATGGCTCTGATCTTTTGGTTAGGGTAGTTCAGTTAACATCTGATATCTCCATTATTTCAATTGCTAAAATTTTGGTTACTTTTCATCTGCATTTCCTTTATAAATGTTTTGTTGCCCAATTCTTGATCAAATGGGAGCTTAACAACATAAATCCCACACAACTTAGCTACAATGTGCTTAATGTTGTTCCCCTTCTATAGCTTTAGACTCGATGGCCTTATTTTATGATTCTATAGTTTAGTTCATCTAGTGTGGTTCTCCACTTCTCCTACCATGGCTGTGGACTTTAAATTCTTGTTTGGTTTTCCATCATGTATTTTCATGCTAATTTTGTTTGAAGTCAGCTAAACCACAAGTCGTGCACATAGATTGCCATAGGCACAAATTTATGGCACGTGGACATGGAACCCAActtggaaatttttttcttctaatttgatTCCCTACATATGTGTGTTGGGGTTGCAACAATTTTGATATGACAGCTGGAATATGGAGGTTAATGATATATCttattgttttgttgttttatctCCTGTTATGTCAGATTTTGATGTTATaattttcactcttcttttgaaCCTGTTAACCATTGTTCTGGTATTGATTTGGCGAAACAGGTTTTGAGTGGTTCTCAAATACGTATGGAAGAGTATGAGGTTTTGAAGGATCTTGTAGTACCACTGGGCCGAGCACCTCATATCTCTTCCCAAAGTGGGGCATGacaacaaataaatgttggacTTCACCAACGATGAGCGCAATATTATATGCTCTAATGCTAGCTAGCGAGTGATAAATGCAAATTGATATTCAAAATAGACATTGTTCTAAAATATTGTCTTCCTGTTAAATGGCAGtttgtatgtttttattttattttatgccaAGCAGTCTGTAGAAGGTTCTGAAGATGTCTATTGGATTACTAATCTTAGAGGTGCATGTCAGGATGGTTAATACAGAACAAATATCTTCCCGATTATAAGATTGATTTTacagatttaattttaattaaacatgagtttgttataagattatttttgtttggataacaaaAGATTAGAATCTTGATTGTCACACAAAGttgtttgaaaatttgaaatcaaaattgattttggggTATAATAACCCAAATGGGTTTTAGACTTTAGTATCCATATGTACTTTATATAGTCTATTgtaattctttatatatatatatatatatatatatatatatatataaattaaatagctTGGTTTTTCTTTACAAATAAATTACCATAACAATCAAATACAAAGTAGATAACAGAAAGATGCAAAACAGCTTAAtataataacatacaataacgatactaaaaattttcaaatggtTGAGAAAACAGATTTTTTTCAGAGGTAAATTGTTTTGGTCCTATGGTATAAGTATAACTTCCTAATGGTTAAGAAAGCACATTGACGGTGCATGCAATGGATGGGCGGCAACATGTGATTTTCCAAATTCTTCTACATTGTTGACATTTGGCGGTGCTGTATCATGAATATCAGTTCCTCTTCTCTATGCAACGGCACACCACGAAACACCACCACCTGTGTGGCTCTACCCAAAGAGAAGGGTATAgacggaagaaaaaaaatgatatatcatGACTCACGTTCTTTTGGATCCAAAAGCTACTTTTAGTAGCGTTAACAATAACGCAAGCTTGCTCCATTGAATCATGTTAGGAGAGaagtgttaaacatgtttgtcAAAACTATAGTCTAGTTTGACTAGACTCAAAGTTTGTTGGTTTCTAACGTGAGAATCAAACAAGTTCTAACTGTGTGTTTGAATAAACATTTGcctaatcaattttaaaagaaattgattttataaaattggtttcagaattgattttgaagtgaaacaatttattggtgattttttttaaaagcaagttAGTAgtcaatttttgtaaaatttgagtttttcttttaaagttaTTTCAACTCAATTAATTCTTTAAGGTAAGATCAAACATGTGAATTTAAATGACTCAGCATGACATTAAACATGCACTATGTTGTGTTTGGTTTTGCATTCAACAAGGAAAAACTTCCGTAAAGAATCACATTAGCCACACTTGGTTCTTGTTTAACAACTTTGCATTCAACGAAGGGGGAAATTGTTCctgttaattgattttaaagtgaAGAAATTAATGTTTGTGTTTTTATGTTAAAAGCAGGCTAAtagtaaaattttgtaaaatttgtgTTTTTCATTTATAAGTTACTTCAATTCtagatttataattaattctatGAAGTGAAACCAAGAATGTGAATTATAATGACTCAGTAAAATTCAACAAGGATTAACATTTAGAAGCTATCCGTATTAGCTTCTGCATCAAGTGTGAAATTGATGTGTCTTTAAAGCCAACGTGATGCAGATCCAAATGCTTTATAAAAGGGGGAATGCTTGCCTTGAACATTGCCTACAatgttgaagtttttttttttctttctttcatctttctaacaactaacatttgtagatcaaaaacaaaaagtttcATTTATGTGATGGATGCGGGTTATCTTTACAATTAACTTGGAAGAGAACCTTTCTTGCATGCTTTGCTTCATAGGAAGCAATCAAGCAACGAAGAGAAATGGTCTTGTAGTCAAGTGTTTATTTAATTAGAGGGAAAAACACATGAATTGTTTGGTAAATAATGAATTAACAAAATATTCGTTACAAACAGAAACACTTCAATATAACAACAAGCAACCTATCTTTAAATGCAATACAAGATTTATAATGAACATGAAGCAACCTCTATATTCACAACAATAATGAAATAACTCGTAACATGGAGTCCTATGTTTATATAAATACTCTCCGGCTATATATGAATCTACACTCCAACAGCAACCTCATGATACAATCTCGGGTGTGGATGAGTTCAAGACCAGTGCACCATTCTGATCATGATCATTTTTGGATTCTTGCTCCATGTCATTTTGGTATTCAGAATTGTTAACTGATGGATCATGGcattcttcattgtttcctgtGCCAGCTTTTGCATCTTGGTCGACTTTAGTAGGCTTCACAGAATCCTTTTCAGTTTTTCTGATTGCACTTTCCTGAGACTGCAGCTTGGCTTGAGATTTTCTGATTGGTTTCTTTGGAATCACTTCTTTATTACTACCCTTTGCCTTTGCCTTGGTTGAATCATTCTGTTGTTGCTTTCCATGTGGACTAGAAGAAGATTTATCTTCTGAATTGTTCACAGCAGATCCTTTGTGCCTTCCAAGCTTTGGAGATTTTGGGCGCGTTATAGGTATCTAATGGTAGATAAAATACATTAGAagagtgaaaatgaaaagggcATGTCCCATGTTTATATACCGAAGAAGAAACTCTGCTAAGAAACACTTCCATAACAAGGACCAGATTTTGTATTACCATGAAAATGAGCTTCTATTGCCATAAGAAATTTcgaaaaaacaaatttagaagTCATTAACAGCTGTGTGAGCATGTGATGGATAAGTTACCTTCTTCAATTCAACTTTTGGAGGAGGTTCCTTGTAGAAACTTGGCATTGGAGTGGCTTTGAAAGTCATGGTCTTCCTCAATTGCTTGATCTCAGCCTCCTGGTTTTCCTGCCAGAAAATCAGGagaaaaaaatgggaaaaaaataaagtgataaCCTGGCAATGAGAACTCAAATCCCATGGAACAGAAACTATTGAATTCATTTAGTTGTTTGTTTTGACACCTTTGATTTCTCTTGCTGGTTAGTTTTCTCTGCTTCCTTTTCCTGAATTTTCTCTTCTAACTTTGAGAAGAACTGagggaaaaggagaaaatagGATTAACAGCTGGCACATTCAATACTAAAATCAATAGGCTGCAAGGTTTCAACAACTACCTCCTTCCTCTTTTCTGCTCTTTCTTCCAGTCTGAAGGAAAATCCAGATCCACTGCTCCTCCTACAAGGAGTATGACTTCTGATAACACATAAACAACATTTCATGAACATTTTAgctaaagaaaaagaaggatgaCATTGTCATGGTGCAACATATTAAAATCCTAGTGAGATTGAAAGACAATCAAGGACAAGATGAATGATCTGAGATTATTAGTAAATCATACGAAGTTGTAGAATGAGCATCATCTTCCTCTTTATttggtttttcaatttttgctGGGGTTGAAATCTGATCAACATGTCTGCGATAAAGTCAAAAACTACAAGGTGGTAATCCATTCAGCAAAAGAATACAGATTGTAGAGTAACTTCCTAATGGTATACACTTTTCGTTACAGTTTGAGTACTGAAATATATAGATAGAGGACACCATAACTAAGGCAT
This region includes:
- the LOC114393476 gene encoding protein WVD2-like 4 isoform X1, which encodes MESENGVAMEDEKHVIGETTKENINKEAENSCNAEIQTKNEVSETDVKAEGPKSAASKISKLAKGHVGKGGVASKNNKSATKDKPNLKSTTSYQTHRPNLSKSFSFPAKSAGGEGVKKSTNGTLAKTETKHANGAKAEASIRRSSRLTNSEVNSKEAETNTGNSNQRTSLTSITSLKTSESGIFTVNAVTKSLTSEESLHVDQISTPAKIEKPNKEEDDAHSTTSSHTPCRRSSGSGFSFRLEERAEKRKEFFSKLEEKIQEKEAEKTNQQEKSKENQEAEIKQLRKTMTFKATPMPSFYKEPPPKVELKKIPITRPKSPKLGRHKGSAVNNSEDKSSSSPHGKQQQNDSTKAKAKGSNKEVIPKKPIRKSQAKLQSQESAIRKTEKDSVKPTKVDQDAKAGTGNNEECHDPSVNNSEYQNDMEQESKNDHDQNGALVLNSSTPEIVS
- the LOC114393476 gene encoding protein WVD2-like 4 isoform X2, which encodes MESENGVAMEDEKHVIGETTKENINKEAENSCNAEIQTKNEVSETDVKAEGPKSAASKISKLAKGHVGKGGVASKNNKSATKDKPNLKSTTSYQTHRPNLSKSFSFPAKSAGGEGVKKSTNGTLAKTETKHANGAKAEASIRRSSRLTNSEVNSKEAETNTGNSNQRTSLTSITSLKTSESGIFTVNAVTKSLTSEESLSHTPCRRSSGSGFSFRLEERAEKRKEFFSKLEEKIQEKEAEKTNQQEKSKENQEAEIKQLRKTMTFKATPMPSFYKEPPPKVELKKIPITRPKSPKLGRHKGSAVNNSEDKSSSSPHGKQQQNDSTKAKAKGSNKEVIPKKPIRKSQAKLQSQESAIRKTEKDSVKPTKVDQDAKAGTGNNEECHDPSVNNSEYQNDMEQESKNDHDQNGALVLNSSTPEIVS